A stretch of Pseudolysobacter antarcticus DNA encodes these proteins:
- a CDS encoding rhodanese-like domain-containing protein yields the protein MSAARTLGIAALALGVAAPFAGNPYRTAPGRIDVAELAGIVAREEDHVDAVQLANWIRERKSGLRVIDVRSPAEYQTYAIPGAENHPIATIDQNIFSDRDVLVLYSEGGAHAAQAWVFLRALGLRHVYFLRGGMQDWLDDVINPVLAADATPQARQAFEDSAELSRYFGGVPRIDDENSAPTDASKTPTSSVAATVARTRRRGC from the coding sequence ATGAGCGCCGCCAGAACTTTAGGAATTGCAGCGCTCGCGCTCGGCGTTGCGGCGCCCTTCGCGGGCAACCCGTACCGAACGGCGCCGGGTCGGATCGATGTCGCCGAACTCGCCGGCATCGTCGCGCGTGAGGAAGATCATGTCGACGCAGTGCAACTAGCGAATTGGATTCGCGAGCGCAAATCCGGACTGCGTGTAATCGATGTGCGCAGTCCTGCCGAATATCAGACTTACGCCATTCCCGGTGCAGAAAACCATCCGATTGCGACGATCGATCAGAACATATTCTCCGATCGCGACGTGCTGGTGTTGTATTCCGAAGGCGGCGCACACGCGGCGCAAGCGTGGGTTTTCCTGCGCGCGCTGGGTTTGCGTCACGTGTATTTTTTGCGCGGCGGTATGCAGGATTGGCTCGACGATGTGATCAATCCGGTGCTGGCCGCAGATGCCACGCCGCAGGCGCGCCAGGCTTTTGAAGACAGCGCAGAACTGAGCCGCTATTTCGGCGGCGTACCGCGTATCGATGACGAAAATTCTGCGCCAACCGACGCATCGAAAACACCAACCAGCAGCGTTGCCGCGACCGTCGCGCGGACAAGGAGACGAGGATGTTGA
- a CDS encoding aminotransferase class V-fold PLP-dependent enzyme — MLSAAVPANDHYFDALRRREFARLDAHDHAYLDYTGSALYGASQVEAQTRLLADGIFGNPHSEHTPSRGSSALIETARRAVLAYFDVDESTHAVCFIANASAAIKLVAESYPFSPKRGLMLSADNHNSVNGIREYAHRAGAPVQVLPLDTTLRLDEPEARLAQATRCGAGLLAFPMQSNFSGVKHPQALVANAQELGWDVLLDAAAFVASNPLSLHRCPAQFTAISFYKMFGLPTGLGALIARRDALAILQRPWFAGGTVEYASVQHGRHQLRAGEEGFEDGTPNFLGMGSVIAGLNFLTEIGGARIALRTRELTRIFLHGLRAQTHANGAPLARIYGPGGSDDAGATLTFNVLRADGRVVPYAEFEQRARTAGVALRGGCFCNPGAAEAAFGFDAAATARCFDAAASDFSIPRFSACLGSDTAVGALRASFGIPTNNRDIARALEVVASFAHSKAQSRVQFTPHADQRFR, encoded by the coding sequence ATGTTGAGCGCCGCCGTGCCAGCCAACGATCACTACTTCGACGCACTCCGGCGACGCGAATTCGCACGCCTCGATGCACATGATCATGCTTATCTCGACTACACCGGCAGCGCGCTCTACGGCGCCTCGCAGGTCGAAGCACAAACGCGTCTGCTCGCCGACGGCATCTTCGGCAATCCGCACTCCGAACACACACCATCGCGCGGCAGTTCGGCCCTCATCGAAACCGCGCGTCGCGCAGTGCTGGCCTACTTCGATGTGGATGAAAGCACACACGCGGTATGTTTTATCGCCAACGCGAGTGCCGCGATCAAACTCGTGGCCGAGAGCTATCCGTTCTCGCCAAAGCGCGGCTTGATGCTGTCTGCCGATAACCACAACTCGGTAAACGGCATACGCGAATACGCGCACCGTGCCGGGGCACCGGTGCAAGTATTGCCACTCGACACAACGTTGCGCCTGGACGAGCCGGAGGCTCGGCTGGCACAAGCCACACGCTGCGGCGCAGGTCTGCTGGCCTTTCCCATGCAGTCGAATTTTTCGGGCGTGAAGCACCCGCAAGCGCTGGTCGCGAACGCGCAAGAACTGGGCTGGGATGTGCTGCTGGACGCGGCAGCGTTTGTCGCCTCCAATCCCTTGAGCCTGCATCGCTGTCCAGCGCAATTCACCGCGATATCGTTCTACAAAATGTTTGGACTGCCGACCGGGCTCGGCGCACTCATTGCGCGGCGCGACGCACTTGCGATACTGCAACGTCCGTGGTTCGCTGGGGGCACTGTGGAATACGCGTCGGTGCAGCACGGACGACACCAACTGCGCGCAGGCGAGGAAGGATTCGAGGACGGCACGCCGAATTTCCTCGGCATGGGTTCGGTGATTGCCGGCCTGAATTTTCTGACCGAAATCGGCGGCGCGCGCATCGCCCTGCGCACACGCGAGCTGACGCGCATATTCCTGCACGGGCTGCGCGCGCAAACGCATGCGAACGGTGCGCCACTCGCGCGCATCTACGGCCCGGGCGGCAGCGACGATGCCGGCGCCACCCTCACCTTCAACGTGCTGCGCGCTGATGGCCGCGTCGTGCCGTACGCTGAGTTTGAACAACGTGCGCGCACCGCTGGTGTGGCGCTGCGTGGCGGTTGTTTCTGCAACCCCGGCGCGGCCGAAGCCGCATTCGGATTCGATGCTGCGGCAACGGCGCGTTGCTTCGACGCAGCCGCCAGCGATTTCAGCATTCCGCGCTTTTCCGCCTGTCTCGGCAGCGACACCGCCGTCGGTGCGCTGCGCGCCTCGTTCGGCATTCCGACCAACAACCGCGACATCGCCCGCGCGCTCGAAGTGGTTGCGTCGTTTGCGCATAGCAAGGCTCAGTCACGAGTACAGTTCACGCCACACGCCGATCAACGCTTTCGCTAA
- a CDS encoding integrase core domain-containing protein: MEAQSNHKQWAAQHRIELLHIQPGKPTRNAYIEHFNRTFRTEVLDRYVFTSLDEVRRMSEDWRHRYNHDRPHRSLSGLSPINCAVASLTNTSIFK, from the coding sequence TTGGAAGCTCAGTCCAATCACAAGCAATGGGCGGCGCAACATCGCATCGAACTATTGCATATCCAACCTGGCAAGCCCACGCGAAACGCCTACATCGAACACTTCAACAGAACGTTTCGCACCGAAGTGCTCGATCGCTACGTCTTCACCTCGCTCGATGAAGTGCGTCGCATGAGCGAGGACTGGCGGCACCGCTACAACCATGACCGACCCCACCGATCACTCAGCGGCCTTTCTCCGATCAATTGCGCCGTGGCATCATTAACCAATACCTCTATTTTCAAATGA
- a CDS encoding S1 family peptidase translates to MITSNVLCRMLFIRAEQNGDPQYGTAFTIDIDGKRYLVTAKHLLGDPIQVDNLEYMHDERWLSLPVRLVGTTRGETDIAVLAADIPLSDSLPLEPTLKGIIYSQDVYFVGYPYKMFMKADALAGRPAPFVKKGILSSAVDITSGMFFVDALNNEGFSGGPVVFLPLEEPEPRQLRVGGVVSKFKVESEHVLDQQLERNGMSVTYNTGFMVAYDIAYAVRLIRANPVGFPISA, encoded by the coding sequence ATGATCACCTCGAATGTTCTATGCCGCATGCTATTTATCCGTGCTGAGCAGAACGGCGATCCGCAATACGGCACGGCGTTCACTATAGATATCGACGGCAAGCGATATCTTGTGACTGCTAAGCATTTGTTGGGGGATCCAATCCAGGTTGACAACCTCGAATACATGCATGACGAGCGTTGGCTTTCGCTTCCTGTGCGGCTAGTTGGAACGACACGGGGGGAGACTGATATCGCTGTTCTCGCTGCGGATATTCCCCTTTCGGACTCGCTTCCGCTTGAGCCAACGCTGAAGGGGATCATCTACAGCCAGGACGTTTACTTTGTAGGCTACCCCTACAAAATGTTCATGAAAGCCGATGCGCTTGCCGGACGCCCGGCTCCGTTCGTAAAAAAGGGCATTTTGTCGAGCGCTGTCGATATCACCTCCGGCATGTTTTTTGTCGATGCGCTGAATAACGAGGGTTTCTCTGGCGGCCCGGTGGTTTTTTTGCCCCTCGAAGAGCCAGAACCTAGGCAATTACGAGTAGGTGGGGTTGTCTCGAAATTCAAAGTAGAGTCCGAGCATGTCCTTGATCAGCAGTTGGAAAGAAATGGCATGTCCGTGACCTACAACACCGGATTCATGGTGGCTTACGACATAGCCTATGCCGTTCGACTCATCAGGGCCAATCCGGTTGGTTTCCCCATTTCGGCTTGA
- a CDS encoding type II toxin-antitoxin system Phd/YefM family antitoxin, translating into MNNPITASKARADFCRLIDHVAKSHQPILISGRRARAVLISADDWRAIQETLYLLSVPGMRGSIKKGMSESLAKSAKALVW; encoded by the coding sequence ATGAACAATCCGATCACCGCAAGCAAAGCCCGGGCAGATTTTTGTCGACTCATCGACCACGTTGCCAAGTCGCATCAGCCTATCTTGATATCCGGTAGACGCGCGAGAGCGGTGCTCATTTCAGCTGACGATTGGCGGGCGATACAGGAAACGCTTTACCTGCTGTCGGTGCCGGGCATGCGTGGTTCCATCAAGAAAGGCATGTCCGAATCGCTCGCGAAAAGTGCGAAAGCACTTGTCTGGTGA
- the folE2 gene encoding GTP cyclohydrolase FolE2 — translation MPPVENALRTLPDIAKEVKPFVAGTLEWVGMGEIEVPISLADQAGRTVQSGARVTAYVNLNKPEVRGIHMSRLYLHVDSVLTNEPLTPCSLRRLLREFLESHADLSDRAMVRIQFNHLVRRPALMSDNSGWKSYPIAITGVMDKGQFCMEIATEVVYSSTCPCSAALARQLIQERFALDFAAGKPVDYEKMMSWLGSEEGICATPHSQRSSAEVRVKLVPSFGFPIIEIIDAVEDALQTPVQTAVKRVDEQAFAKLNGANLMFCEDAARRIQSTLNHDERITDFWVRASHYESLHPHNAVAIATKGVLNGFQAGSESFGHLGHG, via the coding sequence ATGCCCCCCGTGGAAAACGCACTGCGCACCTTGCCGGATATCGCCAAAGAGGTAAAACCCTTTGTCGCCGGCACGCTGGAATGGGTCGGCATGGGCGAGATCGAAGTGCCGATCAGCCTCGCCGATCAGGCCGGTCGTACCGTGCAATCCGGCGCGCGCGTCACCGCGTATGTGAACCTCAACAAGCCGGAAGTGCGCGGCATCCATATGTCGCGGCTGTATCTGCATGTGGATAGCGTGCTGACCAACGAGCCGCTGACGCCGTGTTCGCTGCGCCGCCTGTTGCGCGAATTTCTCGAATCGCACGCCGATTTGTCGGATCGAGCGATGGTGCGCATCCAGTTCAATCATCTCGTGCGTCGCCCGGCGTTGATGAGCGACAACAGCGGCTGGAAATCGTATCCGATCGCGATCACCGGCGTGATGGACAAGGGCCAGTTCTGCATGGAAATCGCCACCGAGGTGGTGTATTCGAGCACGTGCCCGTGTTCGGCGGCGCTCGCGCGGCAATTGATCCAGGAGCGTTTTGCGCTGGATTTCGCCGCGGGCAAACCGGTCGATTATGAAAAAATGATGTCGTGGCTCGGCAGCGAAGAAGGCATCTGCGCCACGCCGCACAGCCAGCGCAGTTCGGCCGAAGTACGCGTGAAGCTCGTACCGAGTTTCGGTTTCCCGATCATCGAGATTATCGACGCCGTGGAAGACGCGTTGCAGACGCCAGTGCAGACCGCCGTCAAGCGAGTCGACGAGCAGGCTTTCGCCAAACTCAACGGCGCCAACCTGATGTTCTGCGAAGACGCCGCACGCCGCATTCAATCAACGCTCAATCACGACGAACGCATCACCGATTTCTGGGTGCGCGCCTCGCACTACGAAAGCCTGCACCCGCACAACGCCGTCGCGATCGCGACCAAAGGCGTGCTCAACGGATTCCAGGCCGGCAGCGAGAGTTTCGGGCACCTCGGCCACGGTTGA
- a CDS encoding squalene/phytoene synthase family protein has protein sequence MSEGGTAFAAFEQKWLSAFPENNVLRVFLSPADRVLNAAFACLIFELEQTALYIAEAQIAATKLNWWSEELARASALQARHPITQTLIADPRACAISPELWQALVRGAAAQLGIESSADFATQIAQAQRFSQPLASIEQQLFYADGGASGSGSTAAASLAACAQLLRQLAMLPQELQQGRLPLPLSLLARHQLNRENLLIASAQRTASVRDYLNTLATEIRAALALGSTLSISRRVRARLDLSLIQRALRQADPLQALSNDPGASPWRSLWFGWSAARALASGQRRL, from the coding sequence ATGAGCGAGGGTGGCACCGCGTTCGCGGCGTTTGAGCAGAAATGGCTCTCGGCGTTTCCTGAAAACAACGTATTGCGGGTGTTCCTGTCGCCAGCGGATCGAGTGCTCAATGCCGCTTTCGCTTGCCTGATATTCGAGCTTGAGCAGACCGCGTTGTATATCGCCGAAGCGCAGATCGCGGCGACCAAATTGAACTGGTGGAGCGAAGAACTCGCGCGCGCCAGCGCTTTGCAAGCGCGTCATCCGATCACGCAAACGCTGATCGCCGATCCACGCGCATGCGCCATCTCGCCCGAGCTGTGGCAGGCACTGGTTCGTGGGGCAGCGGCGCAATTGGGTATCGAGAGCAGTGCAGATTTTGCGACCCAGATCGCGCAGGCGCAGCGCTTCAGCCAACCGCTGGCTTCTATCGAGCAGCAGCTATTTTATGCCGATGGCGGCGCCAGCGGTTCGGGTTCGACTGCTGCCGCATCGCTCGCGGCGTGCGCGCAATTGCTGCGTCAGCTCGCGATGTTGCCGCAAGAACTGCAACAAGGCCGCTTGCCGCTGCCACTCAGCTTGCTCGCGCGGCATCAGCTCAATCGCGAAAATCTGCTGATTGCATCGGCGCAACGAACTGCATCGGTGCGCGATTATCTCAACACGCTGGCAACAGAAATTCGCGCCGCGCTGGCGCTGGGCTCAACGTTAAGCATCAGTCGCCGCGTGCGTGCGCGGCTCGACCTTAGCTTGATCCAGCGCGCGTTGCGCCAAGCCGATCCGCTGCAGGCGCTCAGCAACGACCCCGGCGCGTCGCCGTGGCGCAGCCTGTGGTTCGGCTGGTCTGCGGCGCGGGCGCTCGCCAGTGGCCAACGCAGGCTGTAA
- the gph gene encoding phosphoglycolate phosphatase (PGP is an essential enzyme in the glycolate salvage pathway in higher organisms (photorespiration in plants). Phosphoglycolate results from the oxidase activity of RubisCO in the Calvin cycle when concentrations of carbon dioxide are low relative to oxygen. This enzyme is a member of the Haloacid Dehalogenase (HAD) superfamily of aspartate-nucleophile hydrolase enzymes (PF00702).) — MTELALQCVLFDLDGTLVDSAPDLIGALNILLHEEGRAPADFDALRPMVSKGARAILRLGFADADDDRIEILLLRFLDIYAANIAVHSRLFAGMDEVLQRIENGKLRWGVVSNKVGWLAQGVLDALKLSQRCAVLVAGDTLAVRKPDPAPILHACQLAGVDPQRSVYVGDDVRDVQAGRSAGLRTIAVSWGYLNGENPHDWGADVVVDTALELQLALGLAEPVLPALNLR; from the coding sequence ATGACCGAGCTAGCGCTGCAATGCGTGCTGTTCGATCTCGATGGCACGCTGGTGGATTCGGCACCGGACTTGATCGGCGCGCTCAATATTTTGTTGCACGAAGAAGGGCGGGCGCCTGCAGATTTCGATGCCTTGCGTCCGATGGTATCGAAAGGCGCACGCGCAATTTTGCGACTGGGTTTTGCCGATGCCGACGATGATCGCATCGAAATTCTGTTGCTGCGCTTTCTGGATATTTACGCCGCCAATATCGCCGTGCATTCACGACTGTTTGCGGGCATGGATGAGGTCTTGCAGCGAATCGAAAACGGCAAGCTGCGCTGGGGCGTGGTCAGCAACAAGGTCGGCTGGCTCGCGCAAGGCGTGCTCGACGCGTTGAAACTCAGCCAGCGCTGCGCCGTGCTCGTTGCCGGCGATACGCTGGCCGTGCGCAAGCCCGATCCAGCGCCGATTCTGCATGCTTGTCAGCTTGCTGGCGTCGACCCGCAACGCAGCGTTTATGTCGGTGACGATGTGCGCGATGTGCAGGCGGGCCGCTCTGCCGGTTTGCGTACGATCGCGGTGAGCTGGGGTTATCTCAACGGTGAAAATCCGCACGATTGGGGCGCTGATGTCGTGGTCGATACGGCACTGGAATTACAGCTTGCGCTTGGACTCGCCGAGCCAGTTTTGCCGGCGTTGAATTTGCGATGA
- the ubiG gene encoding bifunctional 2-polyprenyl-6-hydroxyphenol methylase/3-demethylubiquinol 3-O-methyltransferase UbiG: protein MINQNVNPAETAKFDRLASRWWDDAGESRPLHDLNPVRLAYVAERANLRGAQVLDVGCGGGILSEALAAAGAHVTGIDLAPRVLEVARLHLLESGHTVDYREISVEALAEESPGSFDAITCMEMLEHVPDPASIIAACASLLKPGGGLFLSTLNRTPAAFALAIAGAEYALKLLPRGTHHYAQFIRPSELARCLRASGFELEDLRGLAYNPFSRRARLISNTSVNYLACARKPA, encoded by the coding sequence ATGATCAACCAAAACGTCAATCCCGCCGAAACCGCCAAGTTCGATCGTCTCGCCAGTCGCTGGTGGGATGACGCGGGCGAGTCGCGGCCGCTGCACGATCTGAATCCCGTGCGGCTGGCATATGTCGCCGAACGCGCGAATTTGCGCGGCGCGCAGGTGCTTGATGTCGGTTGTGGTGGCGGTATTCTGAGCGAGGCGCTGGCCGCTGCTGGCGCTCATGTCACGGGCATCGATCTGGCGCCGCGTGTGCTCGAAGTCGCGCGCCTGCATTTGCTGGAATCCGGTCATACGGTGGATTATCGCGAGATCAGCGTCGAGGCGCTGGCTGAAGAATCGCCGGGTTCGTTCGATGCCATCACCTGCATGGAAATGCTCGAACATGTGCCGGATCCGGCCAGCATCATCGCGGCGTGCGCGAGCCTGCTGAAACCCGGCGGCGGACTGTTTCTGTCCACGCTGAATCGCACGCCCGCCGCGTTCGCGCTGGCGATTGCTGGCGCCGAATACGCGTTAAAACTGTTGCCGCGCGGCACGCATCATTACGCCCAATTCATTCGCCCGTCGGAACTCGCACGTTGCCTGCGCGCGAGCGGTTTCGAGCTCGAAGATTTACGCGGCCTGGCCTACAACCCGTTCTCGCGGCGCGCGCGACTCATCAGCAATACCTCGGTGAACTATCTCGCTTGCGCGCGCAAGCCGGCATGA
- a CDS encoding DUF6438 domain-containing protein, whose amino-acid sequence MKSFSLILFFLCVSSCTLVKPKSWVDSNDFTVTLSRWGYTVTVSPDGNVLFQGYKQVRVLGDSKSSISLEKYREIVKVVRDAHIEQLKNQYITQKDGCGEMTITDSSLMTIKVAADSKAKEVTFSNGCTWGSVKDETQRIDRLGQQIDSILDTHQWIGSPAS is encoded by the coding sequence GTGAAAAGTTTCAGCCTGATTTTGTTCTTTCTGTGCGTAAGTTCTTGCACACTGGTTAAACCGAAATCCTGGGTGGATTCAAATGATTTTACCGTTACGTTGTCGCGATGGGGCTACACCGTGACTGTCTCGCCGGATGGCAACGTATTGTTTCAGGGCTACAAGCAGGTTCGCGTTTTGGGTGACAGCAAATCTTCGATTAGTCTGGAAAAATATCGGGAAATTGTAAAAGTCGTACGCGATGCGCATATCGAGCAACTGAAAAATCAGTACATCACTCAAAAAGACGGCTGCGGCGAAATGACAATCACTGATTCGTCGCTGATGACGATCAAGGTTGCGGCGGATTCAAAAGCAAAAGAAGTTACGTTTTCTAACGGTTGCACGTGGGGTTCTGTGAAAGACGAGACTCAGCGTATTGATCGATTGGGACAACAGATCGATTCGATCCTTGATACTCATCAGTGGATAGGCTCGCCCGCAAGTTAA
- a CDS encoding TRZ/ATZ family hydrolase, whose amino-acid sequence MNSSHPPHAVDTLLEARWVVPVEPHGVVLEHHSVALAGDRIVGIAPIELARERSPNAKRVELAQHVLLPGLINAHTHNPMTLMRGLADDLPLMTWLQQHIWPAEAKVMGPEYARDGVELAIAEMLRGGTTCCNENYFFPDVIAATYRRHGFRAMVGLPVIEFPTAWAKSTEEYFDKALAVHDEFKGEALIGTSFAPHAPYTVSNASFERLRMLSDQLDIPVHLHLHETAQEVEDSRRDHAVRPFARMQSLGIINDHLIAVHMTQLLDSEIAQIHEAGVSIVHCPESNLKLASGFCPAEQLRRAGVNIALGTDGCASNNDLDMFGEMRSAAFLAKGVAGDASAWDAASTLRAATLNGAKALGWGDRIGSIEAGKQADLIAVRLDDIETSPMYNVISQLVYAAGRHQVSDVWIAGVRKLENRVLVGMDIRELMTKAQMWQTRIASSA is encoded by the coding sequence GTGAATTCGTCGCATCCTCCGCACGCCGTCGATACCCTGCTCGAAGCGCGCTGGGTGGTTCCGGTCGAACCGCACGGCGTGGTGCTGGAACATCACAGCGTCGCGCTGGCCGGTGATCGTATCGTCGGCATTGCGCCGATCGAACTCGCGCGCGAGCGTTCGCCGAATGCGAAACGCGTCGAGCTGGCGCAGCATGTATTGCTGCCCGGTCTGATCAATGCGCACACGCATAATCCGATGACCTTGATGCGCGGTCTGGCCGATGATTTGCCGCTGATGACGTGGCTGCAACAGCACATCTGGCCAGCCGAGGCAAAAGTGATGGGGCCGGAATACGCGCGTGATGGCGTCGAGCTGGCGATTGCCGAAATGCTGCGCGGCGGCACCACATGCTGCAACGAGAATTATTTTTTCCCGGACGTGATCGCGGCAACGTATCGACGCCACGGTTTCCGTGCGATGGTCGGTTTGCCGGTGATCGAATTCCCCACCGCGTGGGCGAAATCGACCGAGGAATATTTCGACAAGGCGCTCGCCGTGCACGACGAGTTCAAGGGCGAGGCGCTGATCGGCACGAGCTTCGCGCCGCATGCGCCGTATACCGTGAGCAATGCGAGTTTCGAGCGCCTGCGCATGCTGTCGGATCAGCTCGATATTCCGGTGCATCTGCACTTGCACGAAACCGCGCAGGAAGTTGAAGATTCGCGTCGCGATCATGCCGTACGGCCATTCGCGCGCATGCAGTCGCTGGGCATCATCAACGACCATTTGATCGCCGTGCACATGACCCAGTTGCTCGACAGTGAGATCGCGCAGATCCACGAAGCCGGCGTCTCGATCGTGCATTGCCCGGAATCGAACCTCAAACTCGCCAGCGGATTTTGTCCGGCCGAACAACTGCGTCGCGCTGGTGTGAACATCGCACTCGGCACCGACGGCTGCGCCAGCAACAACGACCTCGATATGTTCGGCGAAATGCGCAGCGCCGCATTTCTCGCCAAGGGCGTCGCCGGTGATGCGAGTGCGTGGGATGCAGCCAGCACCTTGCGTGCCGCGACCTTGAACGGCGCAAAAGCATTGGGCTGGGGCGATCGCATCGGTTCGATCGAAGCCGGCAAACAAGCCGATCTGATCGCCGTGCGTCTTGATGATATCGAAACGTCGCCGATGTACAACGTGATCTCGCAGCTCGTCTATGCCGCGGGGCGGCATCAGGTTAGCGATGTCTGGATCGCTGGCGTGCGCAAGCTGGAAAATCGTGTATTGGTCGGAATGGATATTCGCGAGCTGATGACCAAGGCACAGATGTGGCAGACGCGTATTGCCAGTTCGGCTTGA
- the efp gene encoding elongation factor P translates to MASYGMNDVKNGQKILVDGYPCTIVDTDYIKPGKGQAFTRVKYRNLKTGRVVELTMKSTDTVEAADVMDADMQYLYNDGEFWHFMQQDTFEQHTADKTAVADAALWIKGEEMCIVTLFNGAPLMITPPNFVELTIVETDPGVRGDTSGGGGKPARLETGATVRVPLFVGQGEVVKVDTRTKEYVGRVK, encoded by the coding sequence ATGGCCAGCTATGGCATGAACGACGTCAAGAACGGACAGAAGATTCTGGTCGATGGATATCCGTGCACGATCGTCGATACCGATTACATCAAGCCCGGCAAGGGCCAGGCGTTCACGCGCGTCAAGTATCGCAACCTCAAGACTGGTCGTGTGGTCGAGCTGACCATGAAATCCACCGATACCGTGGAAGCGGCGGACGTGATGGACGCCGACATGCAGTACCTCTACAACGATGGTGAGTTCTGGCATTTCATGCAGCAGGACACGTTCGAGCAGCACACCGCCGACAAGACCGCGGTCGCCGATGCGGCGCTGTGGATCAAGGGCGAGGAAATGTGCATCGTCACGTTGTTCAACGGCGCGCCGCTCATGATCACGCCGCCGAATTTTGTCGAGCTGACCATCGTTGAAACCGATCCGGGCGTACGCGGCGATACTTCCGGCGGCGGCGGCAAACCGGCGCGTCTGGAAACCGGCGCGACCGTGCGTGTGCCGCTGTTTGTCGGCCAGGGCGAAGTGGTCAAGGTCGATACGCGTACCAAGGAATACGTCGGCCGCGTGAAATAA
- the epmB gene encoding EF-P beta-lysylation protein EpmB: MITASPHFAQPARWQQLWREAISDPHELLKMLGLSHLQQTLLSTPTNQFPLRVPRGFVARMRYGDATDPLLLQVLPQAAELLELPGFTRDAVGDLASRSAHGLLHKYQGRALLIATGSCAIHCRYCFRQHFPYAEETAAANRWHEAVEHLRADDSISEVLLSGGDPLSLATPKLAESTAALATIPHIRRLRIHTRLPIVLPERVDAELLSWLTRLHVQCVIVLHANHANEIDESVAAACARLRDAGVTLLNQSVLLRGINDSADALAALSERLIECGVLPYYLHQLDRVFGTAHFEVDDVRALAIIDELRVRLSGYLVPKLVREVASAPYKLPLHDSRI, encoded by the coding sequence ATGATAACCGCAAGCCCCCACTTCGCGCAGCCTGCACGCTGGCAACAACTCTGGCGCGAGGCGATCAGCGACCCGCATGAACTACTGAAAATGCTCGGACTGAGCCACCTGCAGCAGACCTTGCTGTCGACACCGACCAACCAGTTTCCGCTGCGCGTGCCGCGAGGATTTGTCGCGCGCATGCGTTATGGCGATGCAACCGATCCATTGCTGCTGCAGGTTTTGCCGCAAGCCGCCGAGTTGCTGGAGCTGCCCGGATTCACGCGCGATGCGGTCGGCGATCTGGCCAGCCGCAGTGCGCATGGTCTGCTGCACAAATACCAGGGCCGCGCGTTGTTGATCGCGACCGGCTCGTGTGCGATCCATTGTCGTTATTGTTTCCGCCAGCATTTTCCGTACGCCGAGGAAACCGCCGCCGCAAACCGCTGGCATGAGGCGGTAGAGCATTTGCGCGCGGACGATTCGATCAGCGAAGTATTGCTGTCGGGCGGCGATCCGCTGTCACTGGCGACGCCGAAGTTGGCGGAGTCGACTGCGGCGCTGGCGACGATTCCGCATATCCGGCGCTTGCGCATCCATACGCGCCTGCCGATCGTATTACCTGAGCGGGTCGATGCCGAACTGCTGAGCTGGCTGACGCGTTTGCACGTGCAGTGCGTGATCGTGCTGCACGCCAATCATGCCAACGAGATCGACGAGTCGGTCGCCGCAGCATGCGCACGTTTGCGCGATGCTGGCGTGACTTTGCTCAATCAGAGTGTGCTGTTGCGCGGTATCAACGACAGTGCCGATGCGCTGGCCGCATTGTCCGAACGGCTGATCGAGTGCGGCGTGCTGCCGTATTATCTGCATCAGCTCGATCGAGTATTTGGCACCGCGCATTTCGAAGTCGACGATGTACGTGCGCTCGCGATCATCGATGAACTGCGCGTGCGGCTGTCGGGTTATCTGGTACCGAAGCTGGTGCGCGAGGTGGCCAGCGCGCCGTACAAATTGCCTTTGCACGACTCGCGAATTTGA